Sequence from the Opitutaceae bacterium genome:
CATTTGTGAAGCCGTGATTGCGTAGGGGGTGGACTGCAGCGCGACCACCGCAACGACGGTCGTTATCGTAAATCCGGCGACCATCGCGGTGGAGGCAATCTCCACCAGTCGATACCTCCCGATCACCAGCAGCACCGCGCAGCTCATGCCGATCACGATTGCGAGCGGCTCCACCGCCACCTTCAGGCCGGCCAGTTGAAACGCAGTCGCCGCGCCGCCCACCATGCCCGCCACCTGGGGCACAAGGCAGACGTACATGCCCAGCCAGATCCAGAGGACCCACGAGACCACCAGGCGCGGACCAGGCAGCCTGTTCAACGCCTCGAGTGTCGTCACGCCTCTCGTAACGGCATGACGCCCCAGCTCGATCTGAACGAAAACCTTGAGCAGACACCCGAGGATGATGAACCAAAGCAGCCTGAAGCCCACCTCGGCCCCGAGCTTCGGCGTCACGATCAGTTCTCCCGAGCCGACAATGATCGACGTGATGATGAGGCCGGGCCCCAACTGCCTGATCAATCCCTTCAACGAAGTGGGTGCCGGTTGGATGTCTGAGGCAGGCTGGGATACCATGGAGGGTAGCGCGCCAGCGTTGCGCGTTTCATCGGCGACACAAGGGGTAATCCTGTTCGCATTGAAGATAGTCGAGCCTTTCCCCCCAAGTGTCTCGGCAAACTCACCAAGTCGTGCGCGATTGCCTTTCCCGCAGCCGCCCGTCTTTCTGGCGGCTCCTGAATGGCACTTTCTCGAAAACGGATTTTCAGACAGGCTGCGCCTCAACCCGCCACGATCTATGTCCGGCGCGGCTACAACCGCGTCCTCGCCGGGGAATTTGAGGCGCTGAAGGCGAAACGGGTCGACTTGGTCAGGGACAAGGTCGAGGCCCACAGCCAGGGTGACCTTCGCGAAAACTTCGGATTCAAGGCCGCCAAGGAGGCGATCCGCGCCGTCGATCGGAAGATGATGGCGCTCGATCGATTCGTGGCGCGCAACACCTTCATCGAGGTCGACACGGCATCCTGGCTCACGAAGGCCACCGACACCCTGCAACTCGGGCATGTGGCCGCGATTGAGAAGCAGGATGTCGCCTCCAACCGCAGACATCGCTTCACATTCCTGGTCACCACGCATGGCGAAACCGCCAGCGATCCGGATTCAGGAATCGAGTGCCTGCCTCACAATTCGCCGCTTGCGGCCGTTCTGCTGGGTCAGCCTGTCAATGCACGCATCAAGGCCCGCCTGCCCGCAGGCGAAGCCTTTCTCACGGTGCTTTCCATCCGCAACCCAACCCAGACGGAGCTGGACCGCCTCTTGAGAGAGATCAAGCCGCCAGAGATCGATGATTCAGAGGATTAGGGGCATCTCTTCTCCGACCGAGGGATCCTCAGCTGAAGATCGGAGCAAGAACCAGATTCGCTCCAGGCAGCGCCACAAAGTTCTCTCCAATGCTCCAGGTCAGGTCGTTCAGCAGCAGCTTGAACTCCACCTTTCCGTACGCAGGCGTCAGCTTGATGGTCCACTGGTCATCGTAGGCGCATTCGAGCGGCACCCCGGAGCTCCAGGTCAATCCTGCACCTTCGCCTCGAATGAACAATTGATTGCCGAACCCGACATCGATTTGAGCGGTGATCGTGATTTCCTCGGGCGCAGACTCAACCACGGCGCCCTTGGCCTCCTGCACGGCACGCGCCGCGGCAGAACCATTCGCAACCGGTTTGGGTGGCACCGACTTTCTACGAGGAGCGACAGCCTTGCTAACCGGCTTCGTCCCGACCGGTTTCGCCGTGGCGCCACGCGGTGTATTGCTCTTCTTGACCTGTGGGGCGGCAGGCTTTGCTGATGTTTTGCTCTTCTTGTTCATGTCTGTATGGCTGTTATGGACAACGTTACAGACAAGACATCGCATATTCCATGCCCGCAACTTGAAAATGTGCGGGAAAATCGCGCAATCGGCGGGCCAGCGGGCGCCATTCTCCACGAATCGTGCCCGCCCCCAACTTGAAGGCATCCCTGATCTGCGATGCCGCGCTCCAATGGGTGTCGCAGCATTCGGTCACCAGCCGTCACGCTACCGGGCTGAATGACCCGCGCCCAGCGGCCGGCCCGCACCATCCACGGGATCGACATACTTGACCCGCCCGGCGAGCGGCACCAAGTCCGTCAGATCGTAGGTGCGCAACACCCCGTGGATGGCAGACTCCAACTGGCGGTGAGGCACGGTTGCGTCAATGACGCTCTCCCACGACTCAATGGACCTGACCAATCGCACGGAGGAGAAACTTGCAGGATAAGCCGCCGCGGCATTGAGCGCTGGTACAGCCGCATCCTCCAACGCGATCATCTCGATCGAGGCTGCAGGTCCGCCCGGCATCGCCTTCCAGGCCTTCACCACGCCAAGGATATCCTCCGCCCTCATTCCCAAAAGCGACCTGCCCATCATGTAGGCGACCAGATACTCGGCGCCATTGTCCCCGGCAACCGCTGCGGGTCCCCTGCGCCAGGCCTTCATGCTGGTTTCCCCAAAACCACGAAGGTCAACCGCCAGCACCTCCGTGCCGTCGGCGACAAGCTTCGCGATCGGTCCGTCCTCCCCGGCATCCGCCTGCTTGCCAGCGCCATGCACATAAAGGCAGGCTCGCGCCGCGGGTTGCGCAGGCGTGAATCTGAGGGCGGGAAGCGGGACATCACCGTCGCGCGAAAAAATCAGGCGCTCAATCGTCATGCCAGGGCGTTTGAGGGACCCCCTGCTTTCGGCGCGGAGGGGGGGCAGCGTGTCAACATTTCTGATGTTCGCGACCTCTCTGATGCGTTCGCGCCGGGCGGCGTCCGTCAGCTCCGCCCACACGGACTTTCTTTCATGCGCAAGTCGCGCAGCGCGTTCGCGATTGAGGTCGTAGATTGAGCGCGCTCCAGGAAGCGAAAGCACTGACCCCTTCGGCGTGCACTGGATCTCCTCGTTGCTGAAATGCGGCGTTTCCTTTTCGAAAACCGGCTCGTCAATCCCCAGCAGCCAGCGCCGCATCCATCGTACCGCGCCCTCGCGGAGCTGCAGGCTGAATCCATGCGTCGCATCCGTCTCCACGAGATCGATGCGTTCCGGATACCCAAGCCGCGTGTAGATTCGTTTCGCATCCCGGAACGCCTCCCATGCACCGGCAATCGGCACATAGTCGCGCGTGGCGGACAGGATCAGGACCGGCCGCGGCGCGGCCATCACCAAGTAGTCGGGAATGTCCATCCCGTAGCGGTACTGTGCAAAAATGTCCTGCTCGGGATCCCCGGGGCCGGGATGTTCATTCTTTCGCGCACTCGTCGTGATGAAGCACCCGGGAGCGGCAGCCACGAGCCGGGGCTCGAGAGCGATCAGGTAGGACGTCATCATCCCTCCTCCGGAATTGCCGGAAACCGCTATCCGCTTTGGATCCAGATCTGCGCGGGTTTCGAGATAGTCGGCCGCCCGCATGCCATCCCAGATCATGTCGGTGACAAGATTCCTCCCAAGGAGGATGGGGGCCACCGCAATTGTAGTGTGCTCAACCGTCGGATCAAACGAAGACCTGCCCCCGACGTCCTCCACCCGCACGGTCTGACGACGCTCCCCCTGGCCGATCGGATCGAAGCAGAATACGGCGAGTCCATTCCGGGCCAAGATCATCGCCGGCGCCTGGTATGCGGCTTTTCCGCTTCCGGAATGTCCGCACGGCATCAACACCACGGGGTGCGGCGCCTTTCCCTCGAGCGGGAGATACAGGTTGGCCGACACGACAAACCCCGGCTGGCTTTCAAACAGGACCTTTTCAACGCGGAAGCCCTCGCCGCGAAGCTCGCCGGTGACACGCGCGTTCAACGGAGTGCGCTCGGGAAACCCTCCCAGCGACTCAATGAAGTGCTCCCGGAGACGCTTCTGGTACTCCGCGATCTTCTCCTTTCCATTGATGGCTTCATACGCCCTCCGACGCTTTTCGAGCATGGCAAGCGATTCCTGTCGCAGAACATCCCGCAGCGGCCCCTCCCCCTTCTTCACCACCGCAGCCACGGGCAGCACACCCAGCGGGTCCTGCGCAGCCTCCTGTCCATGCACATTCTGCGGCACATGGAAAAAGGCTATGGCCAGGAGCAGTGCCTGGGCGGCACGCCACATCATCCGCATGGGTGCGAAAGCGCGCTTCGCGTCGAGGAGGACCATTCTTGAATCAACAGCGGAATCTTGATCACGCATCTGTGGCTTCATGGGCATTAAAATGTTCTGAGGTTCCAGGGAGGGGAAAGCAGGGAGAGGAATTGTGCGCCGAAGGGAGTTCAATCGAATTCCCCCGGTCGACGCACATGCACGCCATTATATTTCGCGCCATGTTTGCGGGAGGCGCGTCCGGTGTGTCATGCATCCCAGATGGAAACACCCTGCATCCATATTCACGCAGTTGAGTTTTTCGAATCGTCCGCCTTCGTGATCACGTGGATTCCCATTCTTCGGCCGTTCATCCAGCTTCAGCAGGGCCCGCATCGCCCCGCCCGGAGTGCATCCGGCTCAAGGGCGTGCGCCAGAACAATCTCAAGGGATTCGATCTGGATGTGCCGCTCGGAAAATACGTTGTCGTCACAGGACTGAGCGGGGCGGGCAAATCGTCGCTCGTCTTCGACACGCTGCACGCCGAGGGACAGCGGCGCTATGTCGAGACGTTCAGCGCCTACACCCGGCAGTTTCTCGACCTCCTGGACAAGCCAAG
This genomic interval carries:
- a CDS encoding acetylxylan esterase: MVLLDAKRAFAPMRMMWRAAQALLLAIAFFHVPQNVHGQEAAQDPLGVLPVAAVVKKGEGPLRDVLRQESLAMLEKRRRAYEAINGKEKIAEYQKRLREHFIESLGGFPERTPLNARVTGELRGEGFRVEKVLFESQPGFVVSANLYLPLEGKAPHPVVLMPCGHSGSGKAAYQAPAMILARNGLAVFCFDPIGQGERRQTVRVEDVGGRSSFDPTVEHTTIAVAPILLGRNLVTDMIWDGMRAADYLETRADLDPKRIAVSGNSGGGMMTSYLIALEPRLVAAAPGCFITTSARKNEHPGPGDPEQDIFAQYRYGMDIPDYLVMAAPRPVLILSATRDYVPIAGAWEAFRDAKRIYTRLGYPERIDLVETDATHGFSLQLREGAVRWMRRWLLGIDEPVFEKETPHFSNEEIQCTPKGSVLSLPGARSIYDLNRERAARLAHERKSVWAELTDAARRERIREVANIRNVDTLPPLRAESRGSLKRPGMTIERLIFSRDGDVPLPALRFTPAQPAARACLYVHGAGKQADAGEDGPIAKLVADGTEVLAVDLRGFGETSMKAWRRGPAAVAGDNGAEYLVAYMMGRSLLGMRAEDILGVVKAWKAMPGGPAASIEMIALEDAAVPALNAAAAYPASFSSVRLVRSIESWESVIDATVPHRQLESAIHGVLRTYDLTDLVPLAGRVKYVDPVDGAGRPLGAGHSAR